TATTATATTCTTATTAATCGTATTACAGGCTAAATAGATGAAACAGTATTCAGTTAATTTAACATATATATTTATATTAAATAATTAATCAAAACTAGAACAGAAACCTTGAACATTACAAATATTACATATATAAACAATACATATATTTACTTGGAGACTTTTTGAAGCTTAAACATCGGTCTAATACTAGAGCCTTAATTGAACCAGTAGTTTTAGACATAGATTATACGTATAGGTTTTTGATTAGAAAATTTGTTTTTCACAATAATATATTTAACCTCACAATAGAAAATACATTATCAAAACTAGTGGTGAAGCCGGATTGCCACGTCACTGGATCGATGAACTAGCTGATAATCTCTATGAGAAGCTTTTGGAGAGGAGGAAAGAAGTCTATGTATTTAATGGTGGATTAAGTGTTTCAGGCCTCCAACATGTTGGACGATTAAGGGGCGAAATAATCATTCCAGAAGTCATACGTAGAATATTGTCAAAGAAAGGACTGAAAATTAAACAATACATAACGCTCTATACACAAGATGCTTGGAAAGGTAAGAAAGCACAATTAAACGCTTTTCCGAACCCTAAGGAGGCAGAGAAATATAAGGGTTGGCCACTGATCAATGTCCCGGACCCAATGGGTTGCCATAAAAACTGGGTTGAACATTACTGGGAAGACTTCGGCCCTTACCTTAAAGAATTCACGGATGGAGAAATAGAAGTAGTTACAACTACTGATCTATATCGTGGAAAACTCTTGGAGTTCACATTGAAAACACTCGAGATCAGAGAAAAAGTTAGGAAAACAATAAACAAGTATCGTGGCAGAAAACCTTACCCCGAGAACTGGATACCTTTCGAACCAATATGCAGTAAATGTGGAAGAATAGACTCTACCGAAGCATTAGAGATTATTGATCATGATAAGGTTAAGTATAGATGTAAAAACTGCGGATACATGGGAGTATCTGATCTAAGCAATGGAAAACTTAACTGGAGAATAGAATGGGTAGGAGTATGGTGGAGTCTGGGAGTAGATTTCGAGCCCTACGGTAAAGACCACGCTACACCGGGCGGTAGCCGTGATAGCTGTGCAGACCTTGCAGTCAATGTTTATGGAATAAAACCACCCGAGGGAATACCTTATGAATGGGTTGCTATGCGCACAAAAGATAAAAAAGTATTAGATATGACAAGTAGTGGATTCATAGGATTTACCCCGAAGGAATGGTTAGAAGTGGCACACCCACATATTTATAGATTCATAGTTCTCAGAACATCTCCAATGAAAAAAATCGTTCTAAGCCTATACGAAATACCTCAGTATTATAGCCAATACTATAAAGCTGAGAGAATCTATTATGGATTAGAGAAGGCTAAGAATGAAGAAGAGGAAGTTTTACTGAAAAGAAGCTATGAATTAAGCTATCCCAGAGGAGAACCTCCAGAAACTCCTCCAGAACAAGTATCCTATACTCATCTAGCAATACTATCCCAAATATTACCGTCCCAACTATGGAGAACTGAGGGGATAAAAAGATTAATAAACACAAAGATCATCCCAGAGAATCCATCCAAATATGGATTACAGAGAATACTTGAGACGCTTGAAAAAGCCCATGTATGGACAGAAAAATATGCTCCAGAAAACATGAAGTTCAAACTACTACCAGAACCAAAACCTGAAATAATAAAGACCATACCAGAGAAGCACAGAATCATTCTTAGAAAAATGAAAAAGCTCCTAGAGCAAATAGAGGAATGGAACGATGAAAACATAAAAAACGCAATGATCGCTGCAACCAAAGATCTAACAATGAATGAGAGAAAAAGGCTATATGAAGACTTCTACAAGTTAATCATAGGGAAACCAAGCGGGCCAAGAGCAGCACCACTACTAGCTCTTCTAGGCAAGGAAAACAGCTTAAAATATTTCGAATACATCTGACAATTATTTCCCAATATTAATTCAAATTATTTAATAGTTTAAGTAAAAGCGATCAGTAAACAGAATAGTATTTGCTACTAAATATAAACAGACTGTGATCAACTACATAGCTAAATATATAGTTAAGCAAGGTTTTATCATGTAAGGCTAGGTGTTTTTCGAGTATAGCATATAAAGTTTTGCTAGGTCCTCGACAGGATTGTGTGAGTAATCAATTCTTAAATCAACTATTCTATCATATAGTTTACCATAATCTGTTTTACCGACAACTAGTATTGCAGCTGATCTATCCCCCCTTCTATCCCCTCCAATACTATGCCCCTTTTCAAGAGCATGTAATAAGGCAATCGGCACACCTTGATCCAGGTTATCTATGAAGGTGGTACACATCTCATATGGTATATTTTCTGAAACAACAAGGTTAGCTATAGATACACAATTTCCCGTACCATACCCACTATGTTTTTCCGGGATATTTTTACCATTATAGAAAGAATAGGAACTATTCCATGAGAGTACAGCTACTTGCCTATATTCACGTCGAGGATCATTCATCAAAGCCTTCATTAACGCATCTTCAACACTATAACCTTTCTCTAATAAATCTAGAATAATTGGGCCAAGTGATGGATTAGTATATGCTTGTGTAGCAACACCTCCAACAAGGCATTTAGCCCATGGCACACGAGAACCTACAGCGATACTGCCAGAAACAACCCCCACACCTAAGATATTATTTTTAGGATCAAATCCAATCAAGCTATACGTCAATATAGATCACCAATAGTGTTCTCATAAAGTTTGATAAATAGATTACAGGTAATAAAGGATTAAGGTAGAAAATAAACGCTATTAAACATGGTGCTTTATTAGATCATTTTTGCTTCAATATTATTATCTAAAACCATAAAAACATAGGTTTCCACGGTATATTTTCAGAATGTGACAACAGAGGCCTTCCAACCAGTATCGTTCTCATTATAGTAGAAATAGTTGGTTTAGTGGATTAGTGTATGCCTTATTGATCATGATCCTCATAAATATATTGCTTAGAACAATTTATATTTCAAGCATTTAGCCAGGCATATTCATTTTTCTGCTTTCTCCAGCATTATATAGTGCATATTTTTTAAGGGGGCGGGGAAAGATTTATTACTTGTAATATATGTATTACATGTATGACAAATATTACAGGTGAAGCATTATAATGAGTTCCCAAGAAAAGAAAACATATACTATTCGAGGCTTAGATCCCCAACTATATAAAACATTTAGCGAAACAGCCAAAAAACTAGGATTAAGTGTAGGAGAATTCATGAATGAAGCTATGAGGGTACTCTTAACTACCCTATCATTTTCCGGCGATGTAGGACAGAAAATTGGAAAGGAAGCATCTAGACTCCTAAGCGAATTCATTAAATCCTCGCGGAAATCGCTAAAAGAAGCTGTGGAATCTGTTAAAAACACTATTATTGTTTCAGGAATAGAGGAGTTAGATATATCGAAAAATGATCTTGAAAGCATAGATAAACAAGTTGTATTGGTGAACATTAAAAAGCTATATATTAGCGATGATGTTGATTGGAGACTTTTAGATGAGAAAATAAAGAGTATAAAGATGGTTAATGAAATAAGCATTCCAAGCCATATCCCTAAACTATTATTTGCGAAAAAATGCTTTATGGTTAAAAGAATAATAGTTAGAAATGAGAAAAAAGAAGAGGCAAGCCCCCAGAATGTGCCGAATAGCACTGGTGGTGAGCAGTAAGAAAGAAACTGTTAATGATATAATAGATTCTTTTATCCAAGCTAGCCAATACGATCCATACAAGGTCGAGATTAGTAAGACTAGGAACCCGAGACACCCTCATGGCTGGGGGTATACCCTCTTTAAATATAACGGTGAATATATTAGCCAGTTCCATTACAGGAGTGTAAAACCAGTTTATGAAGACTATAATGGCATTGAACTTCTCAAAACCATAACTAGCGACGAATACTACAAGATCCTGTTATTACATTCGAGAGCTGCGTCCCAAGGACAGGTAAACCTTTTTAATACACATCCATTCTTCTATGGTGGAAAAAAGTATCAGTACTGGATAGTTCATAATGGCGAGATGGAAATCAGTAAGCTTACGGATAGACTAGGTATAATGAAACAGAACATATCTGATTCTTATCTTCTAGGAAAACTAATATATGAATTAATAAATTATCCCTCCGAGGAAAATATAATAGAAGCTCTAAGAGAAGCAAAGAAGTATACAAGATCAGCTATGAACACTATAAATATCTTCTATACCGATGATCAAAGGCTAATAGTGGCTGTTACATCATATGTTGTTAAAGAATACTTGGAGAATAAGAAATATATTGATTACTACAAGCTCTATTATGTTGCTTCAAATAAGGAGGTGTTCCTAGGTTCTTCTACAATATTTTATTATCTACAAAAGAATAAATCTCCGATAATAAATAATGATATAGTTGATTTGATCAATAAAGGAATAATCATAGAGGTTATTGATCGCGGAATCAAGATAGAACAGTTTGATATATGGGGAATGAAAACTAAATAATAGCATGGTGGTTCATTGCCGAAAATAATTAAGAATATCGATAAGATTATTCATCATCTTCGATTAGCACTTGGGAAGATGGAAGTTGCTAGGAATGCTTATAAAAAACATAAACAAACCCGTGGGCTTGACATGTTAACTATTGTATCTGCACTACACGGTATCCCGATCAACCACGCTATTCTGGCCGAGATATATATTTCGTCTTCTAATAAAGAAATTGATAAATCAATTAAGCTCTTATCAAAACTTGAAAAGAATCTTCTAAAGAATAATCAAGCACTACATGCTCGGTATAGAAAGGATTTGTTGGAATTAATGAATCTTATGCAGCTAGCTAGAAATACTTCATCTATAGAGGAAAAATATGAGATCATATCGCGAACTATAAGTGAGTTATCAGAATTTAGAAATGCCTTGGAAAAATATAATATCTAGACAGTCATGGTTAAGGAAGAAGTTTATGTAGTGTCTTTTTTCTTAACAAAATCCTCTATTCGATTTAGTGCTTCATTTAGTTTCTCATATTTTACCGCATAACTTATACGTATGTATTGATCATATTCCTTACCAAAGGCTATGCCGGGCACAACAGCAACTTTTGCTTCCCTTAATAATTTCTCGCTAAACTCCATACTTTTAAAGCCTATATTTTTAATGCTTGGAAAAATATAGAAGGCTCCTTTAGGCTTAACTACCGGTAACCCTATTTCATTTATTCTTCTCCACACAAGATCCCTTCTACGCTGGTATTCTCGACGCATATACTCTACTGCATCCCAGCTTCTTTTATCTCTTAATGCTTTAGCAACTGCGTATTGAATAAATGTTACAGGACATGTTACTGTATACATATGTAGTTTAACCATTTTCTCAATAACCCAGCTAGGTGCTACAGCGAACCCTATTCTCCAACCAGTCATAGCAAACGTTTTTGAGAACCCATTAACTGTTATTGTTCTCTCAAATAATCCATTTAGTGATGCTATACTGACATGTTTAACCCCATCATATACAATATACTCGTATACTTCGTCACTTATGATCATTAAGTCGTGCTCTACTGCGAAATCAGCTATTTCCTCTAAATCCTTCCTTGTATACACTGTTCCCGTAGGATTATTTGGTGTATTAATTATTATTGCTCTAGTCTTTTCCGATACATACTTATTGAGATCCTCGATTCTAGGCTTGAATTCTTCCTCCTCCCTCGTCGGAACCATTACTGGTTTTCCACCTGCCAATATAACGGCTGGAGCATAGGATACAAAAGCTGGTTCTGGTATTAGAACTTCTTCTCCTTCACGTAGAAACGTTGCTAAACCCATAAATATAGGCATATTAGCTCCCACAGTTATAATGATCTCCTTTTCAGGATCTGCATCGATATTATTGTCTCTCCGAAGCTTCTCAGCAATTGCTTCACGAAGCATGTATAAACCAATGTTTGGACCATAATGCGTGTATCCCTTATCCAGCCCCTCCTTAGCATACTCTTTAATATGTTGTGGTGTATCAAAGTCCGGCTCGCCTATACCTAAAGATATAATGTCTTTCATTGAAGAAGCAAGATCGAAGAATCTCCTGATCAGAGATGGAGGAATGCTATCTAGCTTCTCCGACAAAGCCATATAGAACACCATATGAATTCTACAATAATTTCTTAATATGCCATAACAATAATAAAATTACCACAGCACTGTTCTCGAAGATAAGGTTAAATAGTTAGAAGACACAAGCCACTATTCCTTTATATATTTTTCCCTAAACAAACATCTCCTCGTGTAATAGTCGACTCTTATCTCTGTTTTTGAAGATAGGCTTATAGTGAAAGTCAGGGTTGAGTGTTATATATGAGCGAGTTTAGAATAGTATATAAGAGGAAGAAAACATATCGGAAAGCATTAATTTATTTTCCCATAGTATTAGTTGTCTCAGCTATTTTATTAACTATTATGACAATGTTTGAATATGCAATTTATTTGATCCCATTAGCGGCTGTTCCAATAATTGGTTTGGGAATTAAAGAATTAAAGATCAGTATAAGAAAGGAGAGAATAAGGAAAATAATGGAGAGAGTTAGGAAAACTATAGAATTAATTAATCACAGCTATATTGTATTGAACAAGTCTGTAAAGTATTCTCTCGGATACATAGTTGTAGAGGAGAAAAGCACAGGAGCGAACAGAGACAACCATAGAAGTGTTTATAGAGAATTTGAAGCAATAAAAACGGGTGAGTCTAATAAGATACCTCTAAATATTAACTTTTTAAGTAAATACACTATCATGGTTGACGAACTGGGCAATGGCTATGTTAAGTTACCGGCAATTCTTTTCCAAGACAAAACTATATCTAACGGTCTATTAGTTCTCATTCCGAATAATACCTTGTTTAAATCTTTTGAAAACACCTTCAAGTTTAAGCTTGTTTCCGGCGATGAAATATATTTGTATACAAAGATTAACCGTGATGTTTTAAATGGTAAACTAATATATACTACAAGACATAAAAGCTTAGCAGCAAAACTGATCCTTACAGGAACAATTGAGAATACAAAACTATTTAATAAGTTAACCGTGAAAAAAAAACCATATACAATGCCACCGTAACCGGCACACATAATCTTGTCATAGGACTCAATATTTCAGAGCCCTTAGCAATAATATCGCATCTAGAAGAAATAACACTTCACGACATAGTATGTCCGATCAGTAGGTATGATAGGAACTATAACGGATCAATTATTTATGGTTTTACACAGGGAAAATATAAGTTAAGATTAGAGCTAAGCTTACCCTTCGAACCCAATAAGAGCGTAGAAGAAACAATAGATCTTGATAGATTGATTTTTAGTTCATAATTTAATTTCATAACTTTTTTATTTTTCTTCCACCAAATATTTTTGGCTTGAGGTGATTTTATGCAGCGCCAATGGTAGATGAATATATTAGGTCTCTTCAAACACCTGATCTTCTACCTAGTAATTGGTACAATATCTTGCCTGATCTACCAGAGCCCATTCCTCCAATGAAGCTTGGAACAGGTGAAGTAGTAAGGCCTGAAATGTTAGAAAAATTATTTACTCGTACAGCTGTTAAGCAAGAGTTTAGCATGGAGAGATACATAAGTATACCCAGCGATCTCCGAGAAACATATCTAGAAATAGGCAGGCCAACACCACTGCCCAGAGCAAAGCGTTTAGAAGAATACTTGAATACTCCTGCTAAAATCTATTATTAATACGAGGGAGTAACCGTTTGTCCCTACCGTGTCATTCTGTATATTTTTGTTTGTGTCCACGGTAGGGACTTCCACCTCCCCCATAGTCTTCGAGAAAAGACTATGGGGTCATGGGCGGCTGTCGAGGCCAACGGCACGGGCCTCCCATCTACAGCAAGCCCCATGGGTCTCGGAGCATAGCTCCCATCAACCCACAGGGACATAGATCAATACAAGAAAACATAATCTGAAATATTTAAAGCTTACTACCCCTACTGGTAGCCATAAAATCAATACTGCACTAGCCCAAGCATATTATGCTTTTAGAGAAGGGATCACTAGATTAACCACTGGGACCGGTGCGGGGCAATGGGGCTCAGCACTGAGTCTTGCAGGATCAATGTTTGGATTAAAAATAACTGTATACATGGTTAGAATAAGCTATTTACAGAAACCATACCGTAAAACCGTTATGGAGCTATATGGTGCAGAAATATATCCTAGCCCCAGTGAAAAAACCGAGATAGGTAGAAAACTACTCTTAGAAAACCCTGATCATCCTGGAAGCTTAGGTATAGCAATAAGCGAAGCAATATGGGATGCAATGAATAGTGTAAACACAAAGTACTCCCTAGGATCAGTCCTGAACCATGTCCTACTACACCAGACAATAATTGGGTTGGAAGCAAAGAAGCAACTTGAAGAAATAGGTGTTTACCCCGATATGGTTATAGGATGCGTTGGTGGAGGAAGCAATTTTGCAGGAATAACATATCCGTTCATAAGGGATAGATTGAAAAACTCCAGCAATACCAAGTTCGTAGCTGTAGAGCCAGAAGCTGCTCCGTCAATGACGAGGGGAGAATATCGTTACGACTATGGAGACTCGGCAGGCTTAACTCCTCTAATCAAAATGTATACTCTCGGATACAAATATATACCGCCACCCATACATGCTGGAGGGCTAAGATACCATGGATTAGCACCGTCGCTAAGCATATTGGTGAAGCATGGAATAGTCGAACCTAGAGCATATCCGCAGAAACAAGTATTTGAAGCAGGCAGAGTATTTGCTAGAATAGAAGGAATAATCCCCGCACCCGAATCAGCACATGCAGTAAAAGCCGTTATTGATGAAGCAATAAAAGCCCGTAGAGAAAACAAGGAAAAAATAATATTGTTCAATCTAAGCGGGCATGGATTGCTAGATTTGAAAGGATACCGTGATTTCTTAGACGGAAAAATATGATTGTAACCAGACTAATTCATTATAGAGCTGGTTTTTCCTAGTTTGCCTATCTACACATAATGTCAATAAACAATGTTAATGTCTTTTAATTCTATTAGTTTAGAAATAATTTAGAAAAAATATTAACCCGTATATTGTTACTAGTTTGGAGATGCATTGATGATTAAAGGATATTTGGCGAATGAGTTTGTTGAAACCTATGTCTTTATATGTATTTATAGAACCATACGTTTTATATACCATCCTACAATCTATACATGTAATGAGTAATAATTGGTAGTTTAAAATGACTTTAGTTAATACAATTCAAATATTCCGGGAAGCAATAGGCTTGAATGATGCCGTTGCTAAGAGAGTATTCGAGACCAGAGATATTGTTAAACGGTTAACCGTCATTTCTAAAAAGCATATATCAATATCAAAGATTCCAAGTGAAGAAGCAACTGCAGTCTTCAATCCTGGAATAGCTATATTTAACAATTATGTATACTTGTATCCCAGAGTTATTCTAGGATATTTTCTTTACGTATCTGCTATAGCAGAGGTAAAGATACCAATTGTTGATGTTTTGGAGAACGATGTTGAAGGCAAAAAATACAAGGCTAAAATAGTAATAGTCCCCGATAATAGGTACGATATATGGGGCACCGAGGATCCACGAATATATGTTTTAGATGATAAGTTAGCGATGACATATACAGGTAGAACAAAATATTATTTTGATAACGGAATAAAAACTAATAAAACATTCCCGATAACAGCCTTTAGAGAAGCCTTACCGAACAAAGAAGGAGACAATAAATACTGGCATAAGAAATACATCCATGTCCCCATAGAACATGTTAGAAATAGATTAATAAGTGATAAAGACGCTTTCATGTATCGTTTAAGAACAGGTAATGAACTATACCTGTTTCATAGACCCCACTTTATAGAAAATTCATTTTATACATTGATTAGTAAGATCAAATTCACGGATAAAAAAGTAAATGGTATCAAGGAAACAATATACAACAATGGTATTGTAGTCTTTAAGGCTTCAAGTTTTGAAAAGAAGATTGGCTGGTCTACACCACCTATACAGTTGAATGATCGTGAATTAATCGTTTTCCTGCATGGAGTAGACAATGATATCGAAACATATCGATTATTTGCTGCTCATATAGAGTTTGATAAAGAAGATATTATTGTAAAAGCTGTAACTCCTACATATATTATGGCTCCTAAAGAAGACTATGAAAAATTCGGTGATAGACCACAGACTATTTTCCCTTGTGGAATATGGCCTCTTAATAGAGAAGAATACTTGATAAGCTATGGTGCCGGCGACTACTTCTCAGGAATAGGTATGATAAACATAAATGATTTATTAGGAGAGCTTGATAAGGGAAGAATCTATGAATAAATAGAATCCTTATAGACTGTAACTTCTCCTATAAAACATATTGCCTAATTACTTGATTAAATAATATTGTTATAATTTAACGAATATATTAT
This is a stretch of genomic DNA from Staphylothermus hellenicus DSM 12710. It encodes these proteins:
- the lysS gene encoding lysine--tRNA ligase, yielding MPRHWIDELADNLYEKLLERRKEVYVFNGGLSVSGLQHVGRLRGEIIIPEVIRRILSKKGLKIKQYITLYTQDAWKGKKAQLNAFPNPKEAEKYKGWPLINVPDPMGCHKNWVEHYWEDFGPYLKEFTDGEIEVVTTTDLYRGKLLEFTLKTLEIREKVRKTINKYRGRKPYPENWIPFEPICSKCGRIDSTEALEIIDHDKVKYRCKNCGYMGVSDLSNGKLNWRIEWVGVWWSLGVDFEPYGKDHATPGGSRDSCADLAVNVYGIKPPEGIPYEWVAMRTKDKKVLDMTSSGFIGFTPKEWLEVAHPHIYRFIVLRTSPMKKIVLSLYEIPQYYSQYYKAERIYYGLEKAKNEEEEVLLKRSYELSYPRGEPPETPPEQVSYTHLAILSQILPSQLWRTEGIKRLINTKIIPENPSKYGLQRILETLEKAHVWTEKYAPENMKFKLLPEPKPEIIKTIPEKHRIILRKMKKLLEQIEEWNDENIKNAMIAATKDLTMNERKRLYEDFYKLIIGKPSGPRAAPLLALLGKENSLKYFEYI
- a CDS encoding DUF1028 domain-containing protein — protein: MTYSLIGFDPKNNILGVGVVSGSIAVGSRVPWAKCLVGGVATQAYTNPSLGPIILDLLEKGYSVEDALMKALMNDPRREYRQVAVLSWNSSYSFYNGKNIPEKHSGYGTGNCVSIANLVVSENIPYEMCTTFIDNLDQGVPIALLHALEKGHSIGGDRRGDRSAAILVVGKTDYGKLYDRIVDLRIDYSHNPVEDLAKLYMLYSKNT
- a CDS encoding class II glutamine amidotransferase, with the translated sequence MSSKKETVNDIIDSFIQASQYDPYKVEISKTRNPRHPHGWGYTLFKYNGEYISQFHYRSVKPVYEDYNGIELLKTITSDEYYKILLLHSRAASQGQVNLFNTHPFFYGGKKYQYWIVHNGEMEISKLTDRLGIMKQNISDSYLLGKLIYELINYPSEENIIEALREAKKYTRSAMNTINIFYTDDQRLIVAVTSYVVKEYLENKKYIDYYKLYYVASNKEVFLGSSTIFYYLQKNKSPIINNDIVDLINKGIIIEVIDRGIKIEQFDIWGMKTK
- a CDS encoding pyridoxal phosphate-dependent aminotransferase codes for the protein MALSEKLDSIPPSLIRRFFDLASSMKDIISLGIGEPDFDTPQHIKEYAKEGLDKGYTHYGPNIGLYMLREAIAEKLRRDNNIDADPEKEIIITVGANMPIFMGLATFLREGEEVLIPEPAFVSYAPAVILAGGKPVMVPTREEEEFKPRIEDLNKYVSEKTRAIIINTPNNPTGTVYTRKDLEEIADFAVEHDLMIISDEVYEYIVYDGVKHVSIASLNGLFERTITVNGFSKTFAMTGWRIGFAVAPSWVIEKMVKLHMYTVTCPVTFIQYAVAKALRDKRSWDAVEYMRREYQRRRDLVWRRINEIGLPVVKPKGAFYIFPSIKNIGFKSMEFSEKLLREAKVAVVPGIAFGKEYDQYIRISYAVKYEKLNEALNRIEDFVKKKDTT
- a CDS encoding TrpB-like pyridoxal phosphate-dependent enzyme — protein: MNTRKHNLKYLKLTTPTGSHKINTALAQAYYAFREGITRLTTGTGAGQWGSALSLAGSMFGLKITVYMVRISYLQKPYRKTVMELYGAEIYPSPSEKTEIGRKLLLENPDHPGSLGIAISEAIWDAMNSVNTKYSLGSVLNHVLLHQTIIGLEAKKQLEEIGVYPDMVIGCVGGGSNFAGITYPFIRDRLKNSSNTKFVAVEPEAAPSMTRGEYRYDYGDSAGLTPLIKMYTLGYKYIPPPIHAGGLRYHGLAPSLSILVKHGIVEPRAYPQKQVFEAGRVFARIEGIIPAPESAHAVKAVIDEAIKARRENKEKIILFNLSGHGLLDLKGYRDFLDGKI
- a CDS encoding glycosidase, with product MTLVNTIQIFREAIGLNDAVAKRVFETRDIVKRLTVISKKHISISKIPSEEATAVFNPGIAIFNNYVYLYPRVILGYFLYVSAIAEVKIPIVDVLENDVEGKKYKAKIVIVPDNRYDIWGTEDPRIYVLDDKLAMTYTGRTKYYFDNGIKTNKTFPITAFREALPNKEGDNKYWHKKYIHVPIEHVRNRLISDKDAFMYRLRTGNELYLFHRPHFIENSFYTLISKIKFTDKKVNGIKETIYNNGIVVFKASSFEKKIGWSTPPIQLNDRELIVFLHGVDNDIETYRLFAAHIEFDKEDIIVKAVTPTYIMAPKEDYEKFGDRPQTIFPCGIWPLNREEYLISYGAGDYFSGIGMININDLLGELDKGRIYE